Within Serratia odorifera, the genomic segment GCCCAGGGATTTTCGGGCTAAAATTGTGTTAAAACAAATAACAATGTTATCCCGCTGGGCCGCCAGGGAAAGGTGGACAACGATCCTCATTCATGGAATCAAGGAGCACTCTCTGATGTTGGAGATGTTATTACAGTGGTACCGTCGTCGTTTTACCGACCCGCAGGCCATCGCGCTGTTGGTGATTCTGCTGGCCGGGTTCTGCATTCTCTACTTTTTTCACGGCATCCTGACGCCACTGCTGGTGGCGATCGTACTGGCCTACCTGCTGGAATGGCCGACCGCGCGTCTGCAGCGCATAGGGTGCTCACGCACCTGGGCTGCCAGCATGGTACTGGTGGTGTTTTGGCGGTATCGCCATGCTGCTGGTGTTGGTGGTGGCGCCGACCGCCTGGCAGCAGGGCATCAACCTGATGACCGATCTGCCGGGGATGGTTAACCAGTTCTACAACTATGCCGCCACCTTGCCGAAGCGTTATCCGGCGCTGGTGGATGCCGGCATTATCGACATGATGGCAGAAAACCTCCGCGCGCGGCTTTCCGGACTGGGCGAGTCGGTGGTGAAGTTTTCGCTGGCGTCGCTGGTGGGGCTTTTGACGCTGGCCATCTACCTGATCCTGGTGCCGCTGATGGCGTTCTTCCTGCTCAAGGACAAGGAACAGATGCTGAACGCGGTGCGCCGGGTGCTGCCACGTAACCGTGGGCTGGCCGGTCAGGTGTGGATCGAGATGAATCAGCAGATCACCAATTATATCCGTGGCAAAGTGCTGGAAATGGTGATTGTCGGCGTTGCCACCTATCTGGTGTTTATCATTCTGGATATGCGCTATTCGCTGCTGTTGGCGGTGTTGGTCGGGTTCTCGGTACTTATCCCCTATATCGGTGCGGTGCTGGTAACCATTCCGGTGGTGGTGGTAGCGATGTTCCAATGGGGCGTCGGGTGCGGATTTCTGGACGCTGATCGTCGCCTATCTGGTGGTGCAGGGGGCTGGACGGCAATCTGCTGGTGCCGATTCTGTTCTCGGAAGCCGTTAACCTGCACCCGCTGGTGATTATCCTGTCGGTGATCGTTTTTGGCGGACTGTGGGGGTTCTGGGGCGTGTTCTTTGCCATTCCGCTGGCAACGCTGGTGAAGGCGGTGGTGCACGCCTGGCCGGACGATATGCTGGTTGATATGGAAAAAGAGTGAGTTGAAGCAATAAAAAAACCACCTCAAGCGAGGTGGTTGCGGATTTTCGACCGGCGACGACTCAGTGTGCTTGCAGGTAGCTCAGCACGATGTCGTGGTGATTGGTGGTTTTGAAATCATCAAACACCTTTTCAACCTGGCCGTTGGCGTCAATCAGGAAACTGATGCGATGGATGCCGTCATAGGTCTTGCCCATGAAGGTTTTCTCGCCCCAGACGCCGAACTGCTGTGCTACCTGATGATCCTCATCGGACAGCAACGTGAAGTTAAGCAACTCTTTCTCGACAAAACGGGACAGTTTTTCCGGTTTGTCGGTGCTGATGCCAAGCACTTCGACACCGGCCTTTTTCAATTCGTCCATATTGTCCCGCAGGCCGCAGGCTTGCACGGTGCAGCCCGGCGTCATTGCCTTGGGATAAAAATAAACCAACACTCGCTGTCCCTGGAAGTCGGCCAAACTAATTTCCTCGCCGTCCTGGTCGAGCAAACTAAATTTCGGCGCTGTATCACCGGCTTTCAATGGGCTCATCACTACTCTCCATCTTTCTCGTCATGCTGTGGATAGTTCACAACGCTAATACTGCCTTGCGCATTCAATTCTGTACATAGGCGATGAAAGGCTTGCTCAATATTTGATGCCGCCTGGTTGCCGGAGCTGTGTGCGGTGATTTGAATATAAAGCTGTGGCGACAGGTCGTCATCGACCGGCTGGGTGCGTGACACCAATTCGGCGATGTTCATCTGGCTGGTGTCGAACAGATCGGTAAAACGCTCGATGATATGCGGGGAGTCCTTGACTTCGACCTGCACCCACACGGTGGCCGGCATTGGCGGCCGTTCGTGTGAATTTGTGCGTTTCATCACAATCAGCAGATCGAGCTCGGCGCCTTTTTGCGGCAGCGTGGATTCGATCAGCGTGATGGCGTTCCAACTGCCGGACAGCAGCATGATAAAGGTGAACTCTTCGCCCAACATGGCCAGACGGCTATCTTCAATATTGCACCCGCAGCTGCTGACGTGGCGAGTGATGGTGTTGACGATACCGGGGCGGTCTGCGCCGAGCGCGGTAATCACCAGATAGTGTTCATCTGACATGGAGGTTCCTGCATACTAAAAGGGTATATCAAGGTAAACATAAAAAAAACCGCCTGCCAAGCGCTTACAACACCGTTGTTTGCTTGCTTTTGGATAGGCAGCAAAAGTACCATGAGTGACTTGTTTGTGGAGGGGACGGCCAATGTTTACGGGAAGTATAGTTGCACTGGTTACGCCGATGGACGCCAAAGGCGCAGTCGATCGTGCGAGCCTAAAAAAACTGATTGATTATCATGTTGCCAGCGGAACCTCGGCAATCGTATCCGTAGGCACCACTGGCGAATCCGCAACGCTTGCCCATGATGAGCATGTGGAGGTGGTATTGCAGACGCTGGAACTGGCCGATGGCCGTATTCCGGTGATTGCCGGCACCGGCGCCAACGCCACCGCCGAAGCGATTTCATTGACCGAACGTTTTAACCATAGCGGCGTCGCGGGTTGCCTGACGGTCACGCCTTACTACAATAAACCGACCCAGGAAGGGCTGTATCAGCACTTCAAGGCTATCGCCGACAGCACCGATCTGCCGCAGATTCTGTACAACGTGCCTTCGCGCACCGGCTGTGACATGCTGCCGCCGGTGATTGCGCGCCTGGCCAAAATCAAAAATATTGTCGCCGTTAAAGAAGCAACGGGGAACTTAAGTCGTGTTAGCCAGATCCAAGTGCTGGTTGATGATGAAGACTTCATCCTGCTGAGCGGCGACGACGCCAGCGGTCTGGACTTTATGCAACTGGGTGGCAAAGGGGTCATTTCCGTTACCGCCAACGTGGCGGCGCGCGAAATGGCGCAGCTTTGCCAACTGGCGGCGCAGGGCAATTTCGCCGAAGCACGCCGACTAAATCAGCGCTTGATGCCGTTGCATCAGGATTTGTTTGTAGAAGCAAACCCAATTCCGGTGAAATGGGCCTGCAAGGCATTGGGATTGATGGCAACCGATACGCTGCGTCTGCCAATGACGCCGCTGACCGACGCCGCCCGCCCGGTGGTGGAGCGCGCGTTGAAAAGCGCCGGTTTGCTGTAACTCTAAGGGAAATTTGATGGCTTATTCATTGCAAAAGTCGACGGTAGCAAAAGTCGTTGGGATCTCGCTGGTAATGATGCTGGCGGCTTGTTCCAGCGATCAGCGTTACAAACGCCAGGTGAGCGGCGACGAGGCTTATCTTGACGCAGCGCCGCTGAAGTCGCTGAACGCGCCGGCCGGCATGATTTTGCCGATTCAGAATGGTAACTACGACGTTCCTCCGGTTGCCGCCAAAGGCGCCTACGGCAAGCAGTTGGACATTCGTCCGCCGGTGCAGCCACTGGCGTTGCTGAGCGGTTCACGCGCGCAATACGCCGGCGACAGCGGCACGCTGCTGCTGGAAAACAGCCCGCAGAACCAGAACCTGTGGTCGCGGGTGGTCAGCATGCTGCAGGCCAAGAACATTCCAATCGCTTCACGCCAGGACGCCGGTCAGAGCCTGACCACCGACTGGGTGAAGTGGAACCGTCTGGATGAAGACAACCAGTATGAAGGTCGCTATCAGATCAGCGTACAGCAGCAGGGCTATCAGCAGGCGCTGATCGTCAAATCGGTCGGCCTGCAGCAGCAGGGCAAAACCGAACCGGTGACCGACGCCTCGGAAATCCAGCGCTACAACGGCATGATGATGAATACCATCACCGAAGGCCTGGACAAGCAGGACAACCTGGCGAGCAACCAGAACGCCAACCGTTTTGGCGCGCTTGACGTGCAGAGCGGTGCAGACGATACCGGCCTGCCGGTGCTGATCGTGCGTGCGCCTTACACCGTGGTGTGGGATCGCCTGCCGCCGGCGATGGAAAAACTGGGGATGAACGTGGGTGACCGCAGCCGTCCGCAGGGCACCGTCGCAGTGACCTATAAACCGCTGAGCAGCGGTGATTGGGATGCCCTGGGCGTGAAGGATCCGGAGCTGTCCGCCGGGGACTACAAATTGCAGGTCGGTGATTTGAACAACCGTACCAGCCTGCAATTCATCGACTCGAAAGGCAAGCCGCTGACTCAGTCGCAGAACGACGCTCTGGTCGCAGCCTTCCAGGCAGCGTTCAGTCAGACCAGCGCAAAATAACGTAAAAGGGGCTTCGGCCCCTTTTTGTTTTACGAATACGGTATCGTTTGCGTGGCAGGTTTGGCACAATATATCCATGCGTGTGGTTAAAGAATCAGTGGTATCAATTTTATCCTCAAGAGATTTCAAGCAACGGCCAACGGCGCCATGGTTTGAAAGATGAAGGGGATTCTTTTATTGGAGTCAGAAGATGCAAAAAATAGCTGAGCTGTATCGCGGAAAGGCGAAAACCGTCTACACCACCGAAAACCCCGATCTGCTGGTGTTGGAGTTCCGCAACGATACGTCAGCACTGGATGGTCAGCGCATTGAACAGTTCGATCGCAAGGGGATGGTGAACAACAAATTCAACCACTTCATCATGAGCAAGCTGGAAGAAGCCGGCATCCCGACGCAAATGGAACGCCTGCTGTCTGACAACGAAGTGCTGGTCAAGAAGCTGGACATGGTGCCGGTCGAATGCGTGATCCGCAACCGCGCTGCCGGTTCGCTGGTGAAGCGCCTGGGCATTGAAGAAGGCCTGGAGCTGAATCCGCCGCTGTTCGATCTGTTCTTGAAGAACGACGCGATGCACGATCCGATGGTAAACGAATCCTATTGCGAAACCTTCGGCTGGGTTGGCAAAGAGCACCTGGCGCGTATGCGCGAGCTGAGCTATCAGGCCAACGCAGTGCTGAGTAAGCTGTTTGACGACGCAGGGCTGATCCTGGTGGACTTTAAACTGGAGTTCGGTCTGTTCAACGGTGAAGTGGTGCTGGGCGATGAGTTCTCGCCGGACGGCAGCCGCCTGTGGGACAAGAATACCCTCGATAAAATGGACAAAGACCGTTTCCGCCAGAGCCTGGGCGGGCTGATTGAAGCCTACGAAGAAGTGGCGCGCCGCATCGGCGTGAAACTGGACTAAACCCCGCGCATTTCCGGGGCGGCCTTGCTGCTCGCCCCGTCATTTTTTCATTTCCAGCAAATTTCTGCCTTTCCTCCGCCAACAAGCATTTATAATGGCAATCAGTGGGCGAGTTTCCTACGATTATTAAAAACCTACACTGGAGTTTATTTATGCGTTGGCAAGGGCGTCGAGAAAGTGACAATGTTGAGGATCGTCGCGGGCAGTCTTCAGGTTTGGGTGGCGGTGGTTTCCGGCCGCCGATTCGCGGCAAGGGCGGTATTGTGCTGCTGGTGGTGGTGCTGGTCGCAGGCTATTACGGCATCGACCTGTCGCCGCTGCTGACCGGTGGCGACGTCTCTACCACCCAGCAGCAGAGCGCCAGCATCAGCCCCAAGGATGACGAACTGGCGAAGTTTACCTCGGTGGTGCTGGCTTCCACCGAAGACAATTGGAATGAA encodes:
- the dapA gene encoding 4-hydroxy-tetrahydrodipicolinate synthase → MFTGSIVALVTPMDAKGAVDRASLKKLIDYHVASGTSAIVSVGTTGESATLAHDEHVEVVLQTLELADGRIPVIAGTGANATAEAISLTERFNHSGVAGCLTVTPYYNKPTQEGLYQHFKAIADSTDLPQILYNVPSRTGCDMLPPVIARLAKIKNIVAVKEATGNLSRVSQIQVLVDDEDFILLSGDDASGLDFMQLGGKGVISVTANVAAREMAQLCQLAAQGNFAEARRLNQRLMPLHQDLFVEANPIPVKWACKALGLMATDTLRLPMTPLTDAARPVVERALKSAGLL
- a CDS encoding glycine cleavage system transcriptional repressor; amino-acid sequence: MSDEHYLVITALGADRPGIVNTITRHVSSCGCNIEDSRLAMLGEEFTFIMLLSGSWNAITLIESTLPQKGAELDLLIVMKRTNSHERPPMPATVWVQVEVKDSPHIIERFTDLFDTSQMNIAELVSRTQPVDDDLSPQLYIQITAHSSGNQAASNIEQAFHRLCTELNAQGSISVVNYPQHDEKDGE
- the bcp gene encoding thioredoxin-dependent thiol peroxidase; this translates as MSPLKAGDTAPKFSLLDQDGEEISLADFQGQRVLVYFYPKAMTPGCTVQACGLRDNMDELKKAGVEVLGISTDKPEKLSRFVEKELLNFTLLSDEDHQVAQQFGVWGEKTFMGKTYDGIHRISFLIDANGQVEKVFDDFKTTNHHDIVLSYLQAH
- the purC gene encoding phosphoribosylaminoimidazolesuccinocarboxamide synthase, producing the protein MQKIAELYRGKAKTVYTTENPDLLVLEFRNDTSALDGQRIEQFDRKGMVNNKFNHFIMSKLEEAGIPTQMERLLSDNEVLVKKLDMVPVECVIRNRAAGSLVKRLGIEEGLELNPPLFDLFLKNDAMHDPMVNESYCETFGWVGKEHLARMRELSYQANAVLSKLFDDAGLILVDFKLEFGLFNGEVVLGDEFSPDGSRLWDKNTLDKMDKDRFRQSLGGLIEAYEEVARRIGVKLD
- the bamC gene encoding outer membrane protein assembly factor BamC; translation: MAYSLQKSTVAKVVGISLVMMLAACSSDQRYKRQVSGDEAYLDAAPLKSLNAPAGMILPIQNGNYDVPPVAAKGAYGKQLDIRPPVQPLALLSGSRAQYAGDSGTLLLENSPQNQNLWSRVVSMLQAKNIPIASRQDAGQSLTTDWVKWNRLDEDNQYEGRYQISVQQQGYQQALIVKSVGLQQQGKTEPVTDASEIQRYNGMMMNTITEGLDKQDNLASNQNANRFGALDVQSGADDTGLPVLIVRAPYTVVWDRLPPAMEKLGMNVGDRSRPQGTVAVTYKPLSSGDWDALGVKDPELSAGDYKLQVGDLNNRTSLQFIDSKGKPLTQSQNDALVAAFQAAFSQTSAK